The Nocardioides sp. cx-173 genome segment ACCACGCGCATGGCGCCGGTCGGCGGCGGTCTGGCGATCGTGGAGACGATGGGCAAGGCCGCGCGCGGCCTGGGCGTCGACTTCCACTTCGAGACCACGGCGCGCTCGCTGATCGCCGGCGACACCGGCGTCGAGGGCGTCGTCGCCCAGACCACGACCGGGCGCGCGGAGTTCCGCGGCCGGGTCGTGCTCGCCAGCGGCGGCTACCAGGGCAACGCCGAGATGATGGCGCGCTACCACGGCGGCCACGCGCTCACGACGCGTCCGGTCGCCCGCGGCGGCAACTACAACAAGGGCGAGGGCATCGAGATGGCCCTCGCGCTCGGCGCGGCCACGGCCGGGTCGTTCAGCCTCTTCCACGCCGAGCCGGTCGACCCGCGCTCCGGCGAGCCCGAGGCGGCGATCTTCTGCTTCCCCTACGGGATCCTGGTCAACCGCGAGGGCAAGCGCTTCGTCGACGAGGCCCGCGGGCCGATCGACGCCTGGTACGAGCGCACCACCCGCGACATCCAGGCGCAGACCGAGGGCGTCGCCTGGGTGATCCTCGACCAGCAGGCGCAGGCCGTGCCGAACATCCGCTCGGGCATCCGCACCGACCAGCCGCCGGTGCGCGGCGCCTCGCTGGAGGAGCTCGCCACGAAGATGGGCGTGCCGGCCGAGGCACTCGCCGACACCGTCTCGACGTACAACGCGGCCTGTGGCGACGGCGACTTCGACCCGCTGGTCCCCGACGGGCTCGCCACCTCCGGCCTGGTGCCGCCCAAGTCCAACTGGGCCCGGCCGGTCGCGGACGGTCCCTACGAGGCCTACCCGGTCATGGCCGCCAACGTCTTCACCTTCGGCGGGC includes the following:
- a CDS encoding FAD-dependent oxidoreductase; its protein translation is MSVHEYDVVVVGGGVAGLSAACAAAEAGARVAVLDRAPEAETGGNTRYTEAFLRMASIEATADGLEESLVDDFMGHPDPSVVRDAERSPERRTALYKATHVVDPDYVETLAEQAPATLAWMGTHGMRFEFLPTPFLTTSTTRMAPVGGGLAIVETMGKAARGLGVDFHFETTARSLIAGDTGVEGVVAQTTTGRAEFRGRVVLASGGYQGNAEMMARYHGGHALTTRPVARGGNYNKGEGIEMALALGAATAGSFSLFHAEPVDPRSGEPEAAIFCFPYGILVNREGKRFVDEARGPIDAWYERTTRDIQAQTEGVAWVILDQQAQAVPNIRSGIRTDQPPVRGASLEELATKMGVPAEALADTVSTYNAACGDGDFDPLVPDGLATSGLVPPKSNWARPVADGPYEAYPVMAANVFTFGGLKTTPAAEVVDRDGRAIPGLYAAGEMTGLYYSNYTGSTSVLRGATFGRIAGAGAAAAGS